The DNA segment ACCCGATTGATTGACACTTGGACTTAAAttaataactcataactcaaatttaagcaaattcaattttatttaaaatacgaGCAACataataaaattcataatatgTTAAAATTGTACCTTAATTTTATTAAGTCACGTTTTGAATATAATTCGATATTTTTACCAACATATACCGAAATGTGACAAATTAGCCTTAATAATACAATTTTTCCTAACAAATTATTTTCGAGATAATACTgtatattttgaataatttacgAATCGTTCAAATTTTaagtgaaatttattaaaaagttaaaaattggCCCGAAcaaaaaatgggtatctacacaaCTCATTGAAACTCTGGATTTTGTTGAAAATCTTGTAATACAACACTTTTCTGCAATTTTCGACATTCGCCGCATCTGTCGCATTTTCAAAAAACGTGACAGATAACAGAAACTATACTTTGTCGCATCTATCGCACTTTCAAAAACACGACAAAGAACATAAACTATACTTTGTCGCGTCTGTCACATCATATGAACTCTGTCGCATTTGTTGAAAATGTGACAGACGCGGCAAAGTATAGCTTCTGTTATCTGTCGCGTTTTTTGAAAGTGGGACAGATGCGATAAAATATAGTTTCTGTTATCTGTCGCATTTTTTGAAAATGCGACAACTGTCGAAAATTGCAGAAAAGTGTTGTATTACGAGGTTTTCAACAAAATCCAGAGTTTTAATGAGTTGTATGGTTTCGAAATGCATAAAACTAAGCTATTTTCATTTGAATTTGACATATACATGTTATATATATCATCTTACACATCTGATATTGTATTGAAATTGAGATTGAAATGTAGGTAAAACCTAACACAAGACTTCAATGAATTTTGATTGGATTGTTGGATGAACAAAGCTTTAGCTCTTTGATTGTATTATTCACTTGATTGTcgtaaaaaatgaaaagagaaaATCGAAGGGAAAAAGGAAAGGAGTTGTTGCTTCGATGTGTCTAGaggggaaaagaaaaatgaggAAGATGAGAGTATTTTTATctaaaggcttaatatatcatttgcctcctgaacttgtccaaaatgattGATTGGctttctgaactttcaaagtgtcttagtagccccctgaacttgcataaaatgttcagttagccccatgaacttgcgtaaaatataatcaattaatcattcggttgtaaaaaagtaagtcaaataCGGAAGATATGTCatgccttagaatgttattacatacttcacaaaatagattaaaacatgttaaaaaagaatttcttacttattcaattataaaatattttattctctaatattataatcgcatactCCGTCCTTgatcgttttatttttttaagatgcgtgcaacatatcttccgtatttaacttacttttttggcCTAATGTTCCTCGAGCCcttttaacttgtccaaattggtcattttacccctccaactcatcaaatgtcctatttaccccattaactccataaaagtggtatttctcaccccctcaacttgtccatttacccccCAACTGATAGAATGTCttatttacccctttaactccacaaaagtggtatttctcaccccttgcAATCCGTTATCGGGccctaaattgatatattttttaaatgttaaacctatattgatgctattttatatgtagaacctaaattggtactttctcAAAAACcgtaggcctattttggtaccctATCCttacatataatgtctttagCTTGTTTATagtaatgttcttgttatttgtatcttttattcattcattctcttttcaatttttttcgctagttaaattttgataatctaattattgtaataatttaataaacacatgaaagatcaatataattatcaaattaaaacaaaataaaaaaagttgatattaaaaaaatatattttcaaactcatttgaataagtcctattaattttgcactataaaggggtaagaaatacTACTGTTATGGAGTTAAgtgggtaaataggacattcaatgagttggggatgggtaaaatgaccaatttgaacaagttaagggggtgaaaaatactatttttatgaagttaagggggtaaataggatatttgattaattaaaggggtaaaatgaccaatttggacaagttaaggggctgGATGAGCATTATGTCTACTTTTTTTACAATTCAGTGATTAATTgatacattttatgcaagttcagggggctaattgaacattttatgcaagttcaagatGCTATCGAGACATTTTAAAATTTCAGGGGACAAATCAATCATTTTGGACAAGTATAGAaggcaaataatgtattaagccttatctAAATGAAGTGAGTGTCTAGATTTGTAATAAGCGGGGGAACTAGACTTAATATGCAAatgagttttaaaaaaaaatccaaatttataattaaccttcttttttttttttttttttttgacaaaataataaGTTTAAGTTTACAtctaatttcttaaaaaaaaaaaattacatctaATTTGGTTATTAGGGTAAACACCGCTGTAATTTAAGACTTTagatcgataaatttatttttgtttaaaaaaaaaaagtaaattgctctattttttatataataaattgctCTGTTATTAGCCTTGGATTATGACGTGTTTGTCTATGTGGAGTGTGGAACTGCACCTATCTCGTAGCACACGCCGCGGTTTAAgagtttttaaaattattttccaGCATTTTAATTCCtttgtttatatttatttgggtgattaatttattagtccctatattttgataaaacacactgtttagtctctttattttcaaaaacacacagtaaagttcctaacgtttttctcggtgaactgtttagtccctaatgtttttcccggtgaactgtttagtccctgatgtttttctcgatgaactgtttagttcctgtcattagactctcatgaagattctgttaatCAATTTGAATTTGCGTTTTTcgtttcctttattttcctttcctttctaaTGCATctaaaatcaactttgagtgttatttttcttgattttcttcttaatcgttcaaattcgtaagcattgggtctgttttttttcttgttctccatgcaaataatttcttcttctaaattggatttcctcttctgaagtttgaaggtaaatagtaaatggtaatttaatcatttctgaagtcataaacggtaaaaaaatctaacaaacaggcggaaggactaaacagttcattgagaaaaaaattagagaccttaccatgtgtttttaaaaatacaagaactaaacaatgtgttttgtaaaaatatagaaactaataaattaattaccctatttattttattcaatgtTTTATTCATATTTTCTTGTTTTATTCATATTTTCAAATCTGAAGACGGGGGCGCAATTGATTTCAAACTCCACAAGCGGAGTCCACGTAGTAAAGAAAATAGCAAATAACCAAtagaaactaataaaaaataataatttattattcgtCACAGTTTGGAAAGGTAGTAACTTTTTAATATCTGTCGTGTCGATGCCGCTGATTCCTCGTCAATGTCGCTCTTCTCCCCCCAATCCCCATGCCCGGCGATATTGATCATCCTCCAGGCATAAGCAACGCTCTTTCCTCCTCCATTCTTCCTATCTCCGTTTCAGAATTGATTGAATTCTATGTCCTCTCCTTTGTGCTTCGATCCTAGCATAATTCAGTCTAATGCACCAGCAGTTGCAGCTCAGGGCTTAATTACATCACAACTCTTTTGACAGAAAGGAAGAAATTAGCTGGTAATTTTTTTCTATAGTTTTTATATTATACAGAAATgcactttttttattttctcatatatatattttatatatgttgTTGAAATTGATTGTTGCTTGGTTTTGATCCGTTTaggttttatgtatataatgttaATAGAAGATTATGCTGCTTGGTGAATTGGAGTTTAAAAATTCTGTTAAAGCTTGGTTTGCCTATTGGATCTGCGATATTGCGATTTTGGCCGACCTGGGTGGAAATAAGACAGAGGTTGGCTGATCGGGTTAGATGTACAgtggtttttttttctctattctATATTTTGGATTCTTCATTGTATATTGAATTTTGAGAAACAAGGAGAAGTATTTTCTCCCCCAAATTCTGGTGTACAGATTTGCTGGATTTGATTGAGATCAGGTGATAGGTTTCTTGGAAATTATTTACATTGTTTTGGTGGTAGTGAAGTTTCGGATTGTGTACATTGTACTGTAAAGTGCATTTGATATTTTCAGAGTTCAATTTCAGTGCTTACGTAATTTAAGAGTTGGATTGGAGCCCTTTTTGGGAGAATAAGAGCTAATTCTCTATGGTGTTGATTTGCTGGTTGGAGATGATACTAGTGGATTAAAGGGACATGTTAATGCTATTTTGCATCTAAACATGTCGGAGAACTTGTCTGAGTTGATAACCAGGGAGACACCTAGTCCCCATTGTCTATTGATTCAACAACAAGAGGAATTGGCATCACTCGTCCCCAAGATACGGAAAAATGTACATAATATTTCTGTGCAGACAGGTGAAGAATTTTCCATGGAGTTTCTCCAGGATCGTGTGAATACTAGAGGGATTATACTTATGCCCAGTATGACACAAAATTGCGAAAACAAAGTCAGTTATAATAATGATCAAAATTGTTATCAGGGATATGAAGGTCTTGCCGACATACTTGGGATGGGGAGAATGGATTCCGTCTCCACTGATGGTAATTCTGAGTACCTGTCTGCAAAAGGCTCTTTACTGGAGACTGAAAATGGGGCATATTTTGACAAGTTAAAAAGGCTGAGAGAGGAGGAAAGTGATAATGTACTTAGATCAGGGAAGGCTTTCAGTGAACTGAATTTTAATCAGGGGGCTCATCTTGGTCCTGCTTCAGCTACTAGTGTACCAAAATCTGCTTGTTCGAGTAATTTTAGTGAGCTAAATGATTCAGATAGATCTCAACTTGGAAAAATGAAGTTGCTTTGCAGCTCTGGAGGAAAAGTTTTGCCAAGGCCAAGTGATGGCAAGCTAAGGTATGTTGGGGGGGAGACCCGGATTTTTTCGATTTGTAAGAATCTTACATGGGAAGAACTTGTGAAGAAAACCAAAGGTATCTGTAATCAACCTCACTCCATCAAGTATCAGCTTCCTGGCGAGGATCTTGATGCTCTTATATCAGTGTCTTCTGATGAAGACCTACAAAATATGATTGAGGAATCTCATGGACTTGAAACGCTTGAGGGTTCTCAAAGGCTTCGGATCTTTTTGGTTCCTTTGGATGAATCTAAACAAACTTCATCTTTTGAGGCAGTCAACATTCAGCAGGATAGTCCCAATTATCAGTATGTTGTTGCTGTAAATGGCATCGTAGATGCTAGTCATAAGAAAAACTCTCGTGGGCAGGGTTCATCAAATGAAGATATTCAACCTGCAAAAAATTTACTACAGAATCCAAGCTTTCGTAAACATTCTCCTTCTCCCTTGTTTCCTTTGGAGAATAAAGGTGGCTATAATGCTTTTAATCCTGTTGAGTTTTTAAATGGACTCCAGAACAGACCTCCTtattattctcctcctcttacTCCATTTCCTCTACAGCACCAAGATTCTAGGAATATCTGCATAAAGTTGCATGCAGATAGGTTCAGCAATGAGAGCAGCAGTAGTTCCTTCCTTACTGCCCGATTGCCACCTGAGAACGGCAGCATGTCTGTTGATAAACAACTCACCAAAGGGCTGGCAGCATTAATGAATGGTAATCATCCTTGCAAAGTTGATACAATTAAGCCAGACCAATTGCATGGAGTGCATTCCCACAACCATAATTTTGGTGCAGAACCTGTTAGCCCTTCAATTTTTCAAAACACTGAAGGTGATTTTGATAGTTTCTTTTGTGAGACGCTTATGCAGAAGGACAGAACGTTCCACTCTGAGAAGCATTTCGCAGGCCCAGAAGATCCAATGGGTCTATTCTCAGGATCTGTGGAATCCATTAATACTCACCATGGTATGCCACATGCCTTTTCTGATTCCAAGCTGCAAGAGCATGGAGGTTTTTCTGCTTACTGTTCACAAGAGGGAATGAACCCATTGTCTCCCTTATGCTTTCCCAAGATACACATACCTTCAGAAGTCTCAAGTGCTTCACCAGAAAAGCAATTGCAACTTAATGAAGATCTTATTTTTGTAAATTCTACTCTACACAACGAGGACAATGATTGCATTGGGTTGAGTACTAAGCTGAATTTGCTGAGCCTTTCCCCATGCTCAAAATCACAAGGAAGGAATGGCCCTATTCAGAAAGCTTCAACCAGTGTTGATGAGCTATCAAACCATTGCAAGGAAAATCTGCTGGGTATCGGAAAGGTGAATAACATTGACAAAGGAAATCCATTTTTGCATCAAGGTCAAAATCCTTGTTCTGCTGGAGTAGAGCACAAGAACAATTTGCCTCGTATCAACAGCAACCTAAGATTTTCTGCTGTTGATACTTCAGGACAAACTGTGCACATGGCTGAGGATAGTGTACCTGCATTATCAGCTATTGATCTCAAACCTTCTTTAAATGATTGCATGGAACCCTCCCAAAACTATCAAGCCCTTTGCGATATTCCAGCAGTGGACCATAGGGTTGGCAA comes from the Euphorbia lathyris chromosome 5, ddEupLath1.1, whole genome shotgun sequence genome and includes:
- the LOC136231197 gene encoding uncharacterized protein, which gives rise to MSENLSELITRETPSPHCLLIQQQEELASLVPKIRKNVHNISVQTGEEFSMEFLQDRVNTRGIILMPSMTQNCENKVSYNNDQNCYQGYEGLADILGMGRMDSVSTDGNSEYLSAKGSLLETENGAYFDKLKRLREEESDNVLRSGKAFSELNFNQGAHLGPASATSVPKSACSSNFSELNDSDRSQLGKMKLLCSSGGKVLPRPSDGKLRYVGGETRIFSICKNLTWEELVKKTKGICNQPHSIKYQLPGEDLDALISVSSDEDLQNMIEESHGLETLEGSQRLRIFLVPLDESKQTSSFEAVNIQQDSPNYQYVVAVNGIVDASHKKNSRGQGSSNEDIQPAKNLLQNPSFRKHSPSPLFPLENKGGYNAFNPVEFLNGLQNRPPYYSPPLTPFPLQHQDSRNICIKLHADRFSNESSSSSFLTARLPPENGSMSVDKQLTKGLAALMNGNHPCKVDTIKPDQLHGVHSHNHNFGAEPVSPSIFQNTEGDFDSFFCETLMQKDRTFHSEKHFAGPEDPMGLFSGSVESINTHHGMPHAFSDSKLQEHGGFSAYCSQEGMNPLSPLCFPKIHIPSEVSSASPEKQLQLNEDLIFVNSTLHNEDNDCIGLSTKLNLLSLSPCSKSQGRNGPIQKASTSVDELSNHCKENLLGIGKVNNIDKGNPFLHQGQNPCSAGVEHKNNLPRINSNLRFSAVDTSGQTVHMAEDSVPALSAIDLKPSLNDCMEPSQNYQALCDIPAVDHRVGNDQHGNINRRVNGEPESKIPRTSRPEIVDLHQHAELLSRGENSLVALIAGSSSNPISPGPSQAQPIANPNGNNTTEDASHERNIYHINRNNGIYCDQKIEKSGFGGSSFENANGGDVMFSQTITQNEDKSRQEPLITVEGATDVAFHIVQSSSVFPHIADPLSSDFRCPMATEAGGIMPHVSTHVTNQPSSDLMLPSAAESKSIIPPVSPYVANPFSDDSQYPTASVSDSIIADTDLEDMKDDNDEKKDKSISDSVIAEMEACIYGLQIIKNVDLEELRELGSGTYGTVYHGKWRGSDVAIKRIKKSCFSGKSSEQERLTTDFWREAQILSKLHHPNVLAFYGIVPDGAGGTLATVTEYMVNGSLRHALVKKDRSLDYRKKLIIAMDAAFGMEYLHSKNIVHFDLKCDNLLVNLRDPQRPICKVADFGLSRIKRNTLVSGGVRGTLPWMAPELLNGSSNRVSEKVDVFSFGISLWEILTGEEPYADLHCGAIIGGIVKNTLRPSIPEWCDPEWRKLMEQCWSPEPEFRPSFTEITKRLRTISSAFPAKGQSAQARQMKEKQVS